CTTCCGTCCCGCGCCCCTGTGCGGCGTGAACGTGCCCCACTTCCGCGCGTTCCGGCAGTACTGCTCACCCCTCATCTGATCCCGCGGCGCGAAAGGACCTCGACATGGGCTCACTCGACGGCAAGGTGGCGCTGGTGACGGGCGCGGGACGGCTACGGGGGATCGGGCGGGCGAGCGCGCTCGCCCTCGCCGGGCTGGGCGCCGATGTGGTGGTGACGGGTACCGGCCGCGATCCCGCCACGTACCCCGAGGACGAGAAGAAGATCGGCTGGCGCGACGTCGAGAGCACCGCGGAGCAAATCCGCGGGGCGGGCCGCCGCGCGCTCACCTTCGTGGGCGACGTGAGCCGGGCTGACACCATCCAGCGACTGGTCCAGTCGACGGTCGATGCGTTCGGGCGCATCGACATCCTCGTGAACAACGCCGCCTATCCGCGCGGGAACGACCGCGTGCCGCTCCCGGACCTCGATGAGACGATCTGGCGAAAAGTCCTCGACATCAAGCTTACCGGCGCCTTCCTCGCGTGCAAGCAGATCGTGCCCCTGATGGTGAAGCAGAAGTGGGGGCGCATCGTGAACATCTCCTCCATCGCGGGCAAGCGGGGGAGCCCCCACACCGCCGCCTACAACGCGGCCAATTTCGGAATCCAGGGCCTCACCCAGTCGCTCGCCCAGGAGATCGCCCGCCACGGCATCACGGTGAACGCGGTGTGCCCTGGCACCATCGCCACCGCGCGCATGGACGTGCTGGGCCGGGGCGAGGGCTGGCACAAGCACCTCGAGCGGATCCCGGTAGGGCGTGCCGCCACCGACGAAGAAGTCGCGGGGCTCGTGGCCTTCCTCTGCTCGCCCGCCGGCGCGTTCATCAACGGCCAGTCCATCAACATCTGCGGCGGCGTGGTCATGTGGTGAGCCGGACGCCCTCGCCCGCGGCATCTGGACAGCCG
Above is a genomic segment from Candidatus Methylomirabilota bacterium containing:
- a CDS encoding SDR family NAD(P)-dependent oxidoreductase, which translates into the protein MGSLDGKVALVTGAGRLRGIGRASALALAGLGADVVVTGTGRDPATYPEDEKKIGWRDVESTAEQIRGAGRRALTFVGDVSRADTIQRLVQSTVDAFGRIDILVNNAAYPRGNDRVPLPDLDETIWRKVLDIKLTGAFLACKQIVPLMVKQKWGRIVNISSIAGKRGSPHTAAYNAANFGIQGLTQSLAQEIARHGITVNAVCPGTIATARMDVLGRGEGWHKHLERIPVGRAATDEEVAGLVAFLCSPAGAFINGQSINICGGVVMW